DNA sequence from the Pithys albifrons albifrons isolate INPA30051 chromosome 24, PitAlb_v1, whole genome shotgun sequence genome:
CAGGGGTGATACATGTGCGGGTGAGTGTGTAACAGGTTGTACGTGTGCAGGTGAGCGTCTGACAGGTGGTACATGTGGACATGGGTGTGTGACAGGTTGTACATGTGCAGGTCTGTGTGTAACAGGTTGTACATGGGCAGGTCTGTGTGTAACAGGTTGTACACGTGCAGGTGGGCGTGCGAGGCGTGCCGtgccctgtccccattccccgGCCTGTCCCTCCAGCCGCCATGGAGGTGAGCCACTCGCTGAAGGAGCGCACCATCGCCGAGAACAGCCTGGTGATCCTGCTGCAGGGCCTGCGGGGCCGCGTCACCACGGTGGAGCTGCGTGACGAGAGCGCGGCCGTGGGGTCCGTCACCAGCGTGGACGCCTTCATGAACGTGCGCCTGGCCGAGGTGACGCTCACGGACCGGCACGGCGCCGTGTCCCACCTGGACGAGCTGTTTGTCACCGGCAGGAACGTCCGCTACGTGCACATCCCCGACGACATGGACATCCGGGCCACCATcgaggagcagctccaggccatCCACAGGGTGCGCTACTTCGGGGGCCGTGACAAGGGACGCAGCGAGTTCCCTCGGGCCAAGCACAAGTGAGAGCCCAGCGCTCCCGGCACGGACCTGCCCCTCTGATGGACTGCCAGCTGCCTCCACGCCAGACATCCCACCCGGGGACATCCCCCCAGGAACATCCCACCCGGGAACACCCCACCCCGGgactccaggctctgctgctc
Encoded proteins:
- the LSM10 gene encoding U7 snRNA-associated Sm-like protein LSm10; its protein translation is MEVSHSLKERTIAENSLVILLQGLRGRVTTVELRDESAAVGSVTSVDAFMNVRLAEVTLTDRHGAVSHLDELFVTGRNVRYVHIPDDMDIRATIEEQLQAIHRVRYFGGRDKGRSEFPRAKHK